One part of the Aspergillus luchuensis IFO 4308 DNA, chromosome 5, nearly complete sequence genome encodes these proteins:
- a CDS encoding ankyrin repeat domain-containing protein (COG:M;~EggNog:ENOG410PG00;~InterPro:IPR002110,IPR036770,IPR011646,IPR020683;~PFAM:PF13857,PF12796,PF00023,PF13637,PF13606;~go_function: GO:0005515 - protein binding [Evidence IEA]): MLCSFPDYLCQLTQSFVDREKRYGSYEEGRWTWPEEELRKLLSQILTEGTKNSPVIVFIDALDECGKDSARTLLTYFKDLMEAVKCKGGQAKICLSSRHYPILGHHMIPSICMEQQNTNDIQRVVGGMLKEIEAEEDRKYFESEVLSKARGGFQWAVLVCNRVIEENIIGTKREDLRSKLADIPEALDGLYSRILNDVHESDRQQMVKLFQWILFAKRPLSAHELRDALSIDIDMEPGTQLRSHSSWSDTVTKFEVHVRHLSKGLVEFQSREIWEQYEPGEEDSDREAQFIHQSVADFLLNKFLSSIMCDPHLSQSVVGAGHFRISRACLRYMTHDEVLEGGQRLSRSKFFQTFQLIPYAVRFLFQHIKEVEQQNIPQSDLLTLLHWGQKSTLQKLANLWRVSDPDNVYTPRGWPFIQATAFHVLITFASKSAFDDLLQNDGVEVDGRDIDGNTPLLLAIKRGHQDMAVALLNRSIEWQLHQKEVAVSAIIYGTSTKRDRYYFMDVNARDNENNTALSVAMEESALDVMVKLIEGGASFNIQDSSGWTPLTWASEGGHEAVAKLLLEQGADPNTQDSSGQIPLSKALEGGHEAVAKLLLEWGADPNARDSSGQTLLIWASEKGHEAVAKLLLEQGADPNARDSSGWTPLIWTLEGGHEAVAKLLLEQGADPNTPDSSGRTPLSRASWRGHEALAKLLLEQGADPNTPDSSGRTPLSRASWRGHEALAKLLLEQGADPNTQDSSGWTPLTWASERGHEAVAKLLLQYRADPNSGYDLSDVNLRGMRKRPTHNE; encoded by the coding sequence ATGCTATGTTCTTTTCCGGACTACCTCTGCCAGCTCACACAATCGTTTGTAGACCGGGAGAAGCGGTATGGTTCCTACGAAGAAGGTAGATGGACCTGGCCGGAAGAAGAACTTCGCAAGCTTTTATCGCAGATCCTAACAGAGGGGACAAAGAACAGTCCGGTCATCGTCTTTATTGACGCACTTGATGAATGTGGGAAGGATTCTGCCAGAACCTTACTGACATACTTCAAAGATCTTATGGAGGCAGTCAAGTGCAAAGGTGGACAGGCAAAAATATGTCTTTCTTCCAGACATTATCCAATCCTGGGTCATCACATgatcccatccatctgcaTGGAACAACAAAATACTAACGATATACAACGCGTCGTTGGTGGTATGCTGAAAGAAATtgaagcagaggaagatcGCAAGTATTTTGAAAGTGAAGTTTTGTCGAAAGCTCGAGGAGGATTTCAATGGGCAGTCCTTGTTTGTAACAGGGTGATTGAAGAGAACATTATTGGCACCAAGAGAGAAGACCTGCGCAGCAAGTTGGCTGACATCCCCGAAGCTCTTGACGGGCTATACTCTAGAATTCTAAATGATGTGCATGAAAGCGACAGACAGCAGATGGTCAAGCTGTTCCAATGGATTCTATTTGCTAAGAGACCCCTGTCTGCTCACGAGCTTCGGGATGCACTTTCTATTGATATAGACATGGAACCTGGAACGCAGCTCAGAAGTCACAGCAGCTGGTCTGATACCGTGACTAAATTTGAGGTTCACGTGAGACATCTCTCCAAAGGATTGGTAGAATTTCAATCGCGTGAAATATGGGAACAATATGAacctggggaggaagattCTGATCGGGAAGCTCAGTTTATACACCAGTCAGTGGCTGACTTTCTGCTCAATAAATTCCTCAGCAGTATTATGTGTGACCCGCATCTCTCTCAGTCCGTCGTTGGAGCTGGTCATTTTCGAATATCAAGAGCTTGTCTCAGATACATGACACATGATGAAGTCCTGGAAGGTGGTCAGCGACTATCCCGTAGCAAATTCTTCCAGACATTCCAGTTGATACCATACGCTGTACGGTTTTTGTTTCAGCACATCAAGGAGGTGGAACAACAAAATATCCCTCAATCCGatctcctcaccctccttcacTGGGGTCAAAAGTCAACCTTACAAAAATTAGCAAATTTATGGAGAGTCTCTGATCCTGATAATGTCTATACGCCCCGAGGTTGGCCATTCATCCAGGCAACGGCATTCCATGTCCTGATTACATTTGCGTCGAAAAGCGCTTTTGACGATCTGTTGCAGAATGATGGGGTCGAGGTTGATGGTAGAGATATTGATGGGAACAcacccctccttctcgcTATAAAAAGAGGCCATCAGGATATGGCGGTGGCACTTTTAAATCGTTCCATAGAATGGCAGCTGCACCAAAAGGAGGTAGCTGTGAGTGCCATCATTTATGGAACAAGCACAAAGCGGGATAGGTACTACTTCATGGACGTTAATGCTCGGGACAATGAGAATAACACAGCGTTGAGTGTTGCCATGGAAGAAAGTGCCCTAGACGTGATGGTGAAATTAATTGAGGGAGGAGCGAGTTTTAACATTCAGGATAGCTCTGGTTGGACACCACTCACCTGGGCATCAGAAGGAGGACATGAAGCAGTAGCCAAGCTACTCCTTGAGCAGGGAGCGGATCCTAATACTCAGGATAGCTCAGGTCAGATACCACTGTCTAAAGCATTAGAAGGAGGGCATGAAGCAGTAGCCAAGCTACTTCTTGAGTGGGGAGCGGATCCTAATGCTCGGGATAGCTCAGGTCAGACACTACTTATCTGGGCATCAGAAAAAGGACATGAAGCAGTAGCCAAGCTACTCCTTGAGCAGGGAGCGGATCCTAATGCTCGGGATAGCTCAGGCTGGACACCACTCATCTGGACATTAGAAGGAGGGCATGAAGCAGTAGCCAAGCTACTCCTTGAGCAGGGAGCGGATCCTAACACTCCGGATAGCTCAGGTCGGACACCACTCTCCAGGGCATCATGGAGAGGGCATGAAGCATTAGCCAAGCTACTCCTTGAGCAGGGAGCGGATCCTAACACTCCGGATAGCTCAGGTCGGACACCACTCTCCAGGGCATCATGGAGAGGGCATGAAGCATTAGCCAA
- a CDS encoding uncharacterized protein (COG:M;~EggNog:ENOG410PF7T;~InterPro:IPR035994;~SECRETED:SignalP(1-25);~go_function: GO:0003824 - catalytic activity [Evidence IEA];~go_process: GO:0009116 - nucleoside metabolic process [Evidence IEA]), producing MTFAHNDYMVAWICALSLELAAVKAILDEVHPPLSQPASDHNVYILGRISSHNVIVACLPGGVYGTISATAVASHMVSTFRNIRFGLMVGIGGGVPSQSADIRLGDVVVSMPTATSGGII from the coding sequence ATGACCTTCGCACACAACGACTATATGGTTGCCTGGATCTGCGCCTTGTCGCTAGAACTGGCGGCGGTAAAGGCCATTCTGGATGAGGTTCATCCTCCACTTTCCCAGCCCGCATCCGATCATAATGTCTACATACTTGGGAGGATTAGCAGCCACAATGTGATAGTGGCTTGTCTGCCTGGTGGTGTCTATGGGACGATATCTGCTACAGCTGTGGCGTCACATATGGTTTCTACCTTTCGAAATATCCGATTCGGCTTGATGGTGGGTATTGGGGGTGGAGTCCCGAGCCAGAGTGCTGACATTCGCCTTGGTGATGTTGTGGTCAGCATGCCGACTGCTACTTCGGGTGGCATTATATAA